GTTTCTATTCTTATTTTCCTGTCATCTACAGCAACAAGAATAAGGACGCCATTGTTCTTGCCTTTGGTACCGATACCCCAATCTCTGAGGATTTTCAGGGACACCTGGCTAATATCGTAATCACCGACAGATTTGAGTATCACCACTGCCACCTGGGTAGAAGTGCTGTCGTAGTAAGCAACTAATTTTCTTTCGAGCGCTTCGTCTTCATCTCTCAATAAAACGCCTGCGTAATCATTTACCAGTGTTGGCGGGTTAGGACGCGGCGGAATGTTTTGTGCATGTGCCAGCAGTCCTGAAAACAGCAATACTACCGGTAAGAACCAACGTAATATTCTCATTAGTAACAAAGCTAAAGATGTTTGAAAAGGGTGGCCATCTATTTACCGAAGACGATATCGTCTGGCAGTTCGTTGACATTATCGGCTTCATGTGGGAAGTGGGTACGAAGGGATTCACCGATTTCGCGGATACATTCTTCGATACCTTCAATGATGTGGCTGTCACGGAAGTGCGAGCGCATGAGGTTCGCTTCTTTTATCCAGAAGTCGGTACCTACTTTTTCATGAATACCCTGGTCACCCAGGATAGCGAACTGTTTGTCTTTTATGGCCACGTATACCAATACGCCATTGCGTTGTTTAGTTTTCTCCATACCGAGGGAGGTGAAAGCCTCTCTGGCTCTTTCTATGGGGTCCACATATTTGCAATGACTTTCTACGAATAACCTTATTTCACCGGATGTAAGTCTTTCGGCTACCCGGATAGCCTGCACGAGTCTGGTCTTCTCCGATTCAGAAAAAATTTCTTTTCGTTTAAATGGTAAAAGCCCCATGATTTAAATGGATTTATCGGAGAGATGTCCCCGCAGGTTGGGCGGGGACTTATCTCAAATGCCGGATATAAGAAGATTAGAATTGCACTTTAGGCGCTTCCTGAGCGGCAGCATCGGCAGTGAACCCTTGTTTTTGTTTGAAACCGGTAACGCCGGCAACAATGTTATTCGGGAACGTGCGGATGGTTTTGTTGTAGGAGGCAACGGCATCGTTGAAGTCGTTGCGGGCTACGTTGATTCTGTTTTCTGTTCCTTCGAGCTGCACCTGGAGGTCGCGGAAGTTCTGATTCGCTTTCAGGTCCGGATATGCTTCAGATACGGCGAGGAGTCTGCCGAGTGCCTGAGATAACTGACCTTGTGCGGCCTGATATTGTTGAACTTTTTCCGGAGTGAGGTCGTTAGCATCTACTTTGATTTGGGTAGCGCTGGCGCGTGCTTCCATTACTTTAGTCAAGGTAGTAGTTTCGAAGTTGGCGGCACCTTTCACGGTGGATACCAGGTTAGGGATAAGATCGGCCCTGCGTTGGTAGGCACTTTGAACGGTATTCCATTTATTTTTCACAGTTTCGTCCTCCTGTACCATTCCGTTGTATTTACCACAACCAACCATTACCAAAAGTGCTAGTACAATAAGTACAATAATACCTGTTCTCATCTGAGTTTGAATTTAAAGTTTAAGTTCCGGGTATTGCGCAAAACGTATTCCTGTTTTGGGGCATTACCGGTGTAAGTAGTGAAAAACTCCGGTGAATACTATAAAAAAGGCGGTGAACGCCAGTATTTCCGTTATACACGAATGTAGCGAAAGAAATGCACTAAAACGCTAATGCATAGCGAAACGATAAATTTTAAAAAAAGTTCATCCATTGCATGAAAAATTCATGCTAAAACAGTATGTTTATATGTACCTTTACACAACGATAATTGCTCATTTTCAGGCGGATTATCGCAATAGATGAATGGGGCAGAATGGTAACTAAATCGATTTCTAAGGTTTCATTGTTTTCTAACTCATTTATTTTTAATTACTTGGATCTAAGTCTTCTTAAATGAGTGCGCAACACATTAACATACTCTATATCGATGATGAAGTACACAACCTGAATGCATTTAAAGCTTCATTCAGAAGGCTTTATAATGTATTCACCGCTACTTCAGCCGAAGAGGCAGAAAAGCTGCTGCAAGAGCAGGAATTTCACATCATTATTTCGGATCAGCGCATGCCCAAAATGACAGGTATCGAATTCTTTGAATCTATACTTGAGCGTCACCCCGAACCAATCCGCATGTTACTTACCGGATATGCCGACATCAATGCCGTAGTTGATGCTATCAACAAGGGACAGGTGTATAAGTACTTCTCCAAACCCTGGAATGAAGAGGAACTGAAGCACAACATTGAAAAGGCCTACGAGGTATATTCCCTGAGAAAGGAAAACAAAGAGCTGACAGCCAAATTATTAGATGTAAACGAGAAACTGGAGTTCCTCGTTCGTCAGAAACTGATTTCCTAAACAGGTCAGATTGCCGGCATCCTTTACAATATTGCTATTACCTGTATTTCAATGTCAACCTATTCCAGCTGAATCATTGCCAACATCCTGATAAGGAATAAATACCTGCCTGTTAATTACAGAATTTTTATCTCCTTAAAATAATCCCGGACATTTATCTAACGAACAATGATTGAATAATCTATTTAGATAAAATATAGGCGATTATATTTCATTGTATTCAATAGCAGATAATGCTGGTGGATAAGTTTTCGGCATGGCACAGTAAGCAAAATCCTTAACTTGCAGCCTTTGTGAAACTTAACTTCATCAATCATGCAAGTTTGGAAAGATTACCAGGCTCAAAACAAAGATCGTTTCCTGGAAGAACTGCTGGATCTGTTACGCATACCTTCGGTGAGTGCAGATTCCCGTTTTAATAAAGACACAGAGCGTTGCGCTGAAGCAGTGAAACAACGCCTGATTGAAGCAGGTGCTGATAATGTAGAAGTATGTCCGACAGCTGGTCATCCTATCGTATATGGTGAAAAATTAATTGATCCTTCCCTGCCTACTGTACTGGTGTATGGTCACTACGACGTACAACCTGCTGACCCGCTGGAGCTCTGGCACAGTGGTCCGTTTGAACCGGTAATCAAAGATGGTAATATCTATGCCCGTGGCAGCGCTGACGATAAAGGTCAGTTCTACATGCACGTGAAGGCTTTTGAAACCATGAATAAAACCAATTCCATCCCTTGCAACATCAAATTTATGATTGAGGGAGAGGAAGAAGTTGGTTCTGCTAACCTGGGTATCTTCCTGAAAGAAAATAAAGAGCGTCTGAAAGCGGATGTAGTCCTGATTTCAGATACTTCCATGATCAGCCTGGAAGATCCTTCCATTGATACCGGCTTACGTGGCCTGGCTTATATGGAAGTGGAAGTAACCGGCCCTAACCGCGATCTTCACTCCGGTGTTTATGGCGGCGCCGTAGCCAATCCGGCTACTATTCTGGCTAAAATGATTGCCAGTCTGCACGACGAAAACAATCACATTACCATCCCTGGCTTCTACGATCGCGTACAGGACCTGACTGCCGACGAAAGAGCTGCACTGAATGCTGCTCCTTTTGACGAGGAAGAATACAAGAAAGACCTGGGCATCAATGATGTATGGGGAGAGAAAGGTTATAGCACCATCGAAAGAACCGGTATCCGTCCTACTTTGGAAGTAAACGGTATCTGGGGTGGTTATACCGGCGAAGGTTCCAAAACTGTTCTGCCTTCTAAAGCATTTGCGAAAATCTCTATGCGTCTGGTACCTGACCAGGACTGGCATGAGATCTCTGACCTGTTCACCAAACACTTTGAGGCGATTGCCCCTAAGAGCGTGACAGTAAAGGTAACCAAGCACCATGGCGGTAGTCCGTATGTGACCCCGACAGACTCTGTTGCCTTCAAAGCAGCACAGCAGGCGATCAACGCTACCTTCGGTAAAGAACCAATCCCTGTACGTGGCGGCGGTAGTATTCCTATCGTGGCATTGTTTGAATCGGTACTGGGACTGAAAACCGTGTTGATGGGCTTTGGTCTGGACAGCGACAACCTGCACTCTCCTAACGAGAAATAC
This window of the Chitinophaga sp. Cy-1792 genome carries:
- a CDS encoding TPM domain-containing protein, which encodes MGLLPFKRKEIFSESEKTRLVQAIRVAERLTSGEIRLFVESHCKYVDPIERAREAFTSLGMEKTKQRNGVLVYVAIKDKQFAILGDQGIHEKVGTDFWIKEANLMRSHFRDSHIIEGIEECIREIGESLRTHFPHEADNVNELPDDIVFGK
- a CDS encoding LemA family protein is translated as MRTGIIVLIVLALLVMVGCGKYNGMVQEDETVKNKWNTVQSAYQRRADLIPNLVSTVKGAANFETTTLTKVMEARASATQIKVDANDLTPEKVQQYQAAQGQLSQALGRLLAVSEAYPDLKANQNFRDLQVQLEGTENRINVARNDFNDAVASYNKTIRTFPNNIVAGVTGFKQKQGFTADAAAQEAPKVQF
- a CDS encoding response regulator; its protein translation is MSAQHINILYIDDEVHNLNAFKASFRRLYNVFTATSAEEAEKLLQEQEFHIIISDQRMPKMTGIEFFESILERHPEPIRMLLTGYADINAVVDAINKGQVYKYFSKPWNEEELKHNIEKAYEVYSLRKENKELTAKLLDVNEKLEFLVRQKLIS
- a CDS encoding dipeptidase codes for the protein MQVWKDYQAQNKDRFLEELLDLLRIPSVSADSRFNKDTERCAEAVKQRLIEAGADNVEVCPTAGHPIVYGEKLIDPSLPTVLVYGHYDVQPADPLELWHSGPFEPVIKDGNIYARGSADDKGQFYMHVKAFETMNKTNSIPCNIKFMIEGEEEVGSANLGIFLKENKERLKADVVLISDTSMISLEDPSIDTGLRGLAYMEVEVTGPNRDLHSGVYGGAVANPATILAKMIASLHDENNHITIPGFYDRVQDLTADERAALNAAPFDEEEYKKDLGINDVWGEKGYSTIERTGIRPTLEVNGIWGGYTGEGSKTVLPSKAFAKISMRLVPDQDWHEISDLFTKHFEAIAPKSVTVKVTKHHGGSPYVTPTDSVAFKAAQQAINATFGKEPIPVRGGGSIPIVALFESVLGLKTVLMGFGLDSDNLHSPNEKYGLANYYKGIETIPYFHKYFAELSK